One stretch of Arachis hypogaea cultivar Tifrunner chromosome 20, arahy.Tifrunner.gnm2.J5K5, whole genome shotgun sequence DNA includes these proteins:
- the LOC112782379 gene encoding putative F-box/LRR-repeat protein 9, whose amino-acid sequence MRCATNPIYRFPKPARNWLDLPYELTAEIMSKVGAFDIFANGVEEVCTLWRRVCNDPYTWRTIHIGYYLGLRGPFKRKWIIMRKFDDSFHRAIRRSCGQVVDLSLQYIFFVDTGCSLQQLRRLQLVKCDNTEILIEMAKGFPLLEELDINLCDMYEASVTLEVIGQRCRRLKSLKLNMGCSEGNQEAYAIAKNMPNLRYLQLCMNNLDNNGLSAIFSGCPNLEYIDLGWCSNVDLEGSWLALEYADKIVDLRYLHASMEDYGKMYDRGRPSALLMDYYYDLQFGEPFDERGNFIGFIHDLTLVSEDELKLEWKEEVDGICEIAILQRWHRSRNVTSFKEFRRYCQETKNTKSSNGKKHGRRAWKINYKSLYL is encoded by the exons aTGCGTTGCGCTACAAATCCAATATACCGGTTTCCCAAACCAGCGAGAAATTGGTTGGATCTTCCCTACGAATTGACAGCGGAAATCATGTCGAAGGTAGGTGCGTTTGACATCTTCGCCAATGGAGTCGAAGAAGTGTGCACTCTTTGGCGTAGGGTTTGCAACGATCCGTACACGTGGCGGACTATACATATCGGCTACTACTTAGGGCTCCGCGGCCCCTTCAAACGGAAATGGATTATCATGCGCAAATTCGACGACAGTTTTCACCGTGCAATTCGCCGCAGCTGCGGCCAGGTGGTCGATTTAAGCCTCCAATATATTTTCTTTGTTGATAC GGGATGTAGTCTGCAACAACTACGACGGCTACAACTTGTCAAGTGCGATAATACAGAAATATTGATTGAGATGGCTAAAGGATTTCCTTTGTTAGAAGAACTTGATATAAATCTGTGCGATATGTATGAAGCAAGTGTTACTTTAGAAGTCATAGGTCAACGTTGTCGTCGTCTAAAATCATTGAAACTTAACATGGGTTGTTCTGAAGGTAACCAAGAAGCATATGCTATTGCAAAAAATATGCCGAACTTAAGGTATCTACAACTATGCATGAACAATTTGGATAATAATGGCTTGAGTGCAATTTTTAGTGGTTGTCCTAATCTTGAATATATAGATTTAGGATGGTGTTCCAATGTTGATTTGGAAGGGAGCTGGTTGGCGCTAGAATATGCTGACAAAATTGTGGATTTAAGATATTTGCATGCATCCATGGAGGACTACGGGAAAATGTATGATAGAGGTCGACCTAGTGCTTTGCTAATGGACTATTATTACGATTTGCAATTTGGTGAACCTTTTGATGAAAGAGGGAATTTTATTGGCTTCATTCATGATTTAACACTTGTATctgaagatgaattaaaattagaatGGAAAGAGGAAGTAGATGGCATATGTGAAATTGCAATACTTCAAAGATGGCATAGGTCAAGGAATGTTACTAGTTTCAAGGAGTTTAGAAGATACTGTCAAGAAACCAAGAACACGAAATCATCCAATGGCAAGAAACATGGAAGAAGGGCTTGGAAGATTAACTATAAAAGTCTATATCTTTAG
- the LOC112784160 gene encoding putative F-box/LRR-repeat protein 9, with amino-acid sequence MRCATNPIYRFPKPARNWLDLPYELTVEIMSKVGAFDIFANGVEEVCTLWRRVCNDPYTWRTIHIGSYLGRRGPFKRKLVMMRIFEDSFRRAIRRSCGQVVDLSLQYVFFDDIGCSLPQLRRLKLANCDNADVLIEMAEGFPLLEELDITLCDICEASATLEVIGQRCRRLRSLKVHMSCSEDNQDAYAIAQNMPNLRYLQLCMNDLDNNGLSAIFSGCPNLEYIDLGWCPNVDLDGSWLGQEYADKIVDLRYLHASMEDYEKMYDDGPRTWLMDYYYDMQFSEPWDERGILIDEIEDLILVSEDELKLEWKEEVDGICEIAILQRWHRSRNVTSFKEFRRYCQETKNTKSSNGKKHGRRTWKINYKSLYL; translated from the exons aTGCGTTGCGCTACAAATCCAATATACCGGTTTCCCAAACCAGCGAGAAATTGGTTGGATCTTCCCTACGAATTGACAGTGGAAATCATGTCGAAGGTAGGTGCGTTTGACATCTTCGCCAATGGAGTCGAAGAAGTGTGCACTCTTTGGCGTAGGGTTTGCAACGATCCGTACACGTGGCGGACTATACATATCGGCAGCTACTTAGGGCGCCGCGGCCCCTTCAAACGGAAGCTGGTTATGATGCGCATATTCGAGGACAGTTTTCGCCGTGCAATTCGCCGCAGCTGCGGCCAGGTGGTCGATTTAAGTCTCCAATATGTTTTCTTTGATGATAT CGGATGTAGTCTGCCACAACTACGGCGGCTAAAACTTGCCAACTGCGATAATGCAGATGTATTGATTGAGATGGCTGAAGGATTTCCTTTGTTAGAagaacttgatatcactttatgcGATATATGTGAAGCTAGTGCTACTTTAGAAGTCATAGGCCAACGTTGTCGTCGTCTAAGATCATTGAAAGTTCACATGAGTTGTTCTGAAGATAACCAAGACGCATATGCTATTGCACAAAATATGCCAAACTTAAGGTATCTACAACTATGCATGAACGATTTGGATAATAATGGCTTGAGTGCAATTTTTAGTGGTTGTCCTAATCTTGAATATATAGATTTAGGATGGTGTCCCAATGTTGATTTGGATGGGAGCTGGTTGGGGCAAGAATATGCTGACAAAATTGTGGATTTAAGATATTTGCATGCATCCATGGAGGACTACGAGAAAATGTATGATGACGGTCCACGTACTTGGCTAATGGACTATTATTACGATATGCAATTTAGTGAACCTTGGGATGAAAGAGGGATTCTTATTGATGAAATTGAAGATTTAATACTTGTATctgaagatgaattaaaattagaatGGAAAGAGGAAGTAGATGGCATATGTGAAATTGCAATACTTCAAAGATGGCATAGGTCAAGGAATGTTACTAGTTTCAAGGAGTTTAGAAGATACTGTCAAGAAACCAAGAACACGAAATCATCCAATGGCAAGAAACATGGAAGAAGGACTTGGAAGATTAACTATAAAAGTCTATATCTTTAG
- the LOC112786917 gene encoding putative F-box/LRR-repeat protein 9, giving the protein MRCATNPIYRFPKPARNWLDLPYELTVEIMSKVGAFDIFANGVEEVCTLWRRVCNDPYTWRTIHIGYYLGRRGPFKRKLVMMRIFEDSFRRAIRRSCGQVVDLSLQYVFFDDMGCSLQQLRRLQLVNCDNTEILIKMAKGFPLLEELDITLCDIYKTSVTLKVIGQRCRRLKSLKFNMSGSKGNQDAYAIAQNMPNLRYLQLCMNNLDNNGLSAIFSGCPNLEYIDLGWCSNVDLEGSWLAQEYADKIVDLRYLHASMEDYWKMYHRGSHTWLMDYYYDLQFGEPWDERGILIDEIENLTLVSEDELKLEWKEEVDGICEIAILQRWHRSRNVTSFKEFRRYCQETKNAKSSNGKKHGRRAWKINYKSLYL; this is encoded by the exons aTGCGTTGCGCTACAAATCCAATATACCGGTTTCCCAAACCAGCGAGAAATTGGTTGGATCTTCCTTACGAATTGACAGTGGAAATCATGTCGAAGGTAGGTGCGTTTGACATCTTCGCCAATGGAGTCGAAGAAGTGTGCACTCTTTGGCGTAGGGTTTGCAACGATCCGTACACGTGGCGGACTATACATATCGGCTACTACTTAGGGCGCCGCGGCCCCTTCAAACGGAAGCTGGTTATGATGCGCATATTCGAGGACAGTTTTCGCCGTGCAATTCGCCGCAGCTGCGGCCAGGTGGTCGATTTAAGTCTCCAATATGTTTTCTTTGATGATAT GGGATGTAGTCTGCAACAACTACGACGGCTACAACTTGTCAACTGCGATAATACAGAAATATTGATTAAGATGGCTAAAGGATTTCCTTTGTTAGAAGAACTTGATATCACTCTGTGCGATATATATAAAACTAGTGTTACTTTAAAAGTCATAGGCCAACGTTGTCGTCGTCtaaaatcattaaaatttaaCATGAGTGGTTCTAAAGGTAACCAAGACGCATATGCTATTGCACAAAATATGCCAAACTTAAGGTATCTACAACTATGCATGAACAATTTGGATAATAATGGCTTGAGTGCAATTTTTAGTGGTTGTCCTAATCTTGAATATATAGATTTAGGATGGTGTTCCAATGTTGATTTGGAAGGGAGCTGGTTGGCGCAAGAATATGCTGACAAAATTGTGGATTTAAGATATTTGCATGCATCCATGGAGGACTACTGGAAAATGTATCATAGAGGTTCACATACTTGGCTAATGGACTATTATTACGATTTGCAATTTGGTGAACCTTGGGATGAAAGAGGGATTCTTATTGATGAAATTGAAAACTTAACACTTGTATctgaagatgaattaaaattagaatGGAAAGAGGAAGTAGATGGCATATGTGAAATTGCAATACTTCAAAGATGGCATAGGTCAAGGAATGTTACTAGTTTCAAGGAGTTTAGAAGATACTGTCAAGAAACCAAGAACGCGAAATCATCAAATGGCAAGAAACATGGAAGAAGGGCTTGGAAGATTAACTATAAAAGTCTATATCTTTAG